The Hydrogenobacter sp. genome contains a region encoding:
- the rpsG gene encoding 30S ribosomal protein S7, translating into MPRKGAVPPREVMPDPIYGDLLVSKLINKVMKDGKKSVAEYIVYTALEEASKEAKMTPTELLHKVVEQLKPEYEVRPRRVGGATYQVPVEVPPRRQISLALKWLVEAARNRGKHRGSYTMVERLKAELLDALEGKGGAIKKKEDTHKMAEANKVFAHFRW; encoded by the coding sequence ATGCCAAGGAAGGGAGCAGTTCCTCCCAGAGAGGTGATGCCTGACCCAATTTACGGAGATCTTCTCGTGAGCAAGCTTATAAACAAAGTGATGAAAGACGGCAAAAAGAGTGTTGCTGAGTATATAGTGTACACCGCTCTGGAAGAGGCATCAAAAGAGGCAAAAATGACTCCTACGGAACTACTTCATAAGGTTGTGGAACAGCTAAAACCCGAGTATGAAGTAAGACCTAGAAGGGTTGGCGGAGCTACTTATCAGGTACCCGTGGAAGTACCACCGAGGAGACAGATAAGCTTAGCTCTAAAATGGCTTGTGGAAGCTGCCAGAAACAGAGGAAAGCACAGAGGGAGTTACACGATGGTAGAGAGACTAAAGGCTGAACTTCTTGATGCTCTTGAAGGCAAAGGTGGTGCGATAAAGAAGAAGGAAGATACCCATAAAATGGCTGAAGCCAATAAGGTATTTGCGCACTTCAGATGGTAA
- the rpsL gene encoding 30S ribosomal protein S12, with translation MPTINQLVKYGREQKRKRSKSPALEGNPQKRGVCVRVYTVTPKKPNSALRKVTRVRLSNGIEVTAYIPGEGHNLQEHSIVLVRGGRVKDLPGVRYKVIRGALDTAGVANRKQSRSKYGAKRPKQTGGKK, from the coding sequence ATGCCTACCATAAACCAGCTTGTGAAATATGGTAGAGAGCAAAAAAGGAAGAGGAGTAAATCTCCAGCCCTTGAGGGTAACCCGCAAAAGAGGGGTGTGTGTGTAAGGGTATATACTGTAACGCCCAAAAAACCCAACTCTGCCCTCAGGAAAGTCACAAGAGTTAGACTTTCTAACGGCATAGAGGTAACAGCATACATACCTGGAGAAGGTCATAACCTTCAGGAACACTCTATAGTCCTTGTGAGAGGAGGAAGGGTTAAAGACCTTCCCGGCGTGAGGTACAAAGTAATAAGAGGTGCGCTTGACACCGCAGGTGTAGCTAACAGAAAGCAGTCAAGATCCAAATATGGTGCAAAGAGACCAAAACAGACAGGAGGTAAAAAGTAA
- the rpoC gene encoding DNA-directed RNA polymerase subunit beta': protein MRKGLLPFEKIKLMLASPDDIRSWSYGEVKKPETINYRTHKPEKDGLFCAKIFGPIKDYECLCGKYRGKRFEGTICDRCGVEVTKSYVRRKRFGHIELAAPVAHIWFLKSSPSKIATLLNLSARDAERVVYFESYLVIEYPMSEEEEKKFEEMEDTVPIKDDMGNTKFVKLYVVDEDKYLSEYATSLEHRYESGMGAEIIKKVLASLDLQAFARKLREEIKPYSLGFEDLGKHLEEKYKKIYHKMVKVIAENFRLYGVDLKHAESVTLDQAILGILNEELYLNVETGEVLSEDCGESCLTGKEALREYYERVKERRKDLPVFEKIKEDIRSAVLKEVSEAKVRKAIRVLKLVEDFIKSGNRPEWMILEVLPVLPPELRPLVALDGGRFATSDLNDLYRRIINRNNRLKRLIELDAPEIIIRNEKRMLQEVVSALIDNGKRGRVVTQNGRALKSLSDYLKGKQGRFRQNLLGKRVDYSGRSVIVVGPELKMHQCGLPRIMALELFKPFVYRRLEEKGYATSIKNAKKLVEQKTAEVWECLEEVIKQHPVLLNRAPTLHRMSIQAFEPVLIDGKAIQLHPLVCPPFNADFDGDQMAVHVPLGITAQLEAYILMLSTQNIISPAHGKPITMPSQDMILGVYYITQEVPGAKGEGKLFLSKEDVLLALENQKVDMHARIKLRLEDSKIIETTPGRVLFNSILPEGHPFVNEPLDKKKVSKLITNIYNRYGTEKTAKFLDDLKELGFNMATKAAISISVDDLQIPSIKRDILKEAFQQADEIIDQYMKGLLTNKERYNRIIDLWSEITDKVSKAMFEEIEKSQREEEGKVYPGIFNPIYMMANSGARGNRDQIRQLAAMRGLMAKHTGEFIETPIISNFREGLSVLEYFISTYGARKGLADTALKTAFAGYLTRRLVDVAQDIMITEHDCKTHKGIDMTAIVEGGEEKVPLRERIIGRTLAEDIVDPYTGEVIVKRNQIVDENLADRIVHAGIESVKVRSPLTCEAKFGVCAMCYGWDLSQRKLVDVGEAIGIIAAQSIGEPGTQLTMRTFHIGGAAVAEKVQNVLVCETSGTVKYYNMKLIRNREGKFINISKDAAIAILDRDSRPVERHSVPYASVIFVEEGKEVKEGTTLAEWDPFNTYIIAEEGGKVEFKDIVLDVTVKEERDPLSGKTSTVVSFTRPKDAMLHTPRIVVTTAEGRELAYDLPVNSILNIPPENIKVEWLICPTCSESEGTEIQHKYYVVKDYQVQPGDVLARIPKEMAKVRDIVGGLPRVEELFEARKPKNPAILTEIDGTVRIYEDADEVILYNPRTGETRRYDIRKDEYILVSHGQYIQKGTNITETVKAEIDGQVRIKGRGYKLVVYNKDTGLQREYFVPKGKHLLVKNGDTVSAGDPLTDGTPVPEEILRIKGMDELQKFLLKEVQMVYRLQGVDINDKHFEIIIRQMLRKRRIVDPGDSRFLVNEEVDVEDLEQEIQRIKEEGGKLPKVEPILVGISKAALTARSWISAASFQETPKVLTDASCEGKVDDLRGIKENVIIGNLIPAGTGSGKHAMVKLAEETKVKALKDVL from the coding sequence ATGAGAAAGGGACTTCTTCCCTTTGAAAAAATAAAACTTATGCTTGCTTCACCTGATGATATAAGGAGCTGGAGCTATGGGGAGGTAAAAAAGCCAGAAACCATAAACTACAGAACTCATAAACCAGAAAAGGACGGACTCTTTTGCGCTAAGATATTCGGTCCAATAAAGGATTACGAGTGTCTTTGCGGTAAGTACAGAGGGAAGAGGTTTGAAGGTACTATATGTGACAGGTGCGGTGTTGAGGTAACAAAGTCTTATGTGAGAAGAAAGAGATTTGGACATATAGAGCTTGCCGCACCCGTTGCCCACATATGGTTTTTGAAAAGCTCCCCTTCTAAGATAGCCACACTCCTTAACCTTTCAGCAAGGGATGCGGAAAGGGTAGTTTACTTTGAGTCATATCTTGTCATAGAGTATCCCATGAGCGAAGAGGAAGAAAAGAAGTTTGAGGAGATGGAAGATACCGTACCCATAAAGGATGATATGGGAAATACCAAATTCGTAAAGTTGTATGTGGTAGATGAAGACAAATACCTAAGTGAATATGCAACGAGTCTGGAACACAGGTACGAAAGCGGTATGGGTGCGGAGATAATAAAGAAGGTTTTGGCTTCCCTTGATCTTCAAGCCTTTGCAAGAAAGCTCAGAGAAGAGATAAAACCTTACAGTTTGGGATTTGAGGATCTGGGTAAACACCTGGAGGAGAAGTACAAAAAGATATACCATAAGATGGTTAAAGTCATAGCTGAAAACTTCAGGCTCTATGGTGTTGATCTAAAGCATGCTGAAAGCGTAACTTTAGATCAGGCAATTCTCGGTATTTTGAACGAAGAGCTATATCTCAATGTTGAGACAGGTGAAGTTCTCTCTGAAGATTGCGGTGAGAGTTGTTTGACAGGTAAGGAAGCTCTGCGAGAATATTACGAAAGAGTAAAAGAGAGGAGAAAAGACCTACCCGTATTTGAAAAGATCAAAGAGGATATAAGGTCAGCGGTTCTCAAGGAAGTTTCTGAAGCAAAGGTAAGAAAAGCTATAAGAGTATTGAAACTTGTGGAGGACTTTATAAAGAGCGGTAACAGACCTGAATGGATGATCTTAGAAGTTCTTCCTGTACTTCCACCAGAGCTGAGACCTTTGGTAGCTCTTGATGGAGGACGCTTTGCCACATCAGACCTCAACGATCTATACAGAAGGATCATAAACAGAAACAACAGGCTCAAAAGGCTCATAGAGCTTGATGCTCCCGAAATCATTATAAGAAACGAAAAGAGAATGCTTCAAGAAGTGGTAAGCGCTCTTATTGACAATGGAAAGCGTGGAAGGGTAGTAACCCAGAACGGTAGAGCTTTAAAATCCCTTTCCGACTATCTTAAAGGAAAACAGGGTAGGTTTAGACAGAACCTCCTCGGAAAGAGGGTAGATTATTCGGGCAGATCCGTTATAGTGGTAGGTCCTGAACTCAAAATGCATCAGTGCGGTCTTCCAAGAATTATGGCTCTTGAGCTTTTCAAACCCTTCGTATACAGAAGGTTAGAGGAAAAGGGATACGCCACATCCATAAAGAATGCAAAGAAGTTGGTAGAACAGAAAACTGCGGAAGTATGGGAGTGCCTTGAGGAGGTAATAAAACAGCATCCTGTATTGTTAAATCGTGCGCCTACTTTACACAGGATGTCTATACAGGCTTTCGAACCCGTTCTTATAGATGGCAAAGCCATACAACTGCATCCACTCGTTTGCCCTCCCTTCAATGCGGACTTTGATGGAGACCAGATGGCTGTTCACGTTCCTTTAGGTATAACCGCACAGCTTGAAGCATACATTCTCATGCTTTCTACCCAAAACATCATATCCCCAGCTCACGGAAAACCGATAACTATGCCATCTCAGGATATGATACTCGGTGTTTATTACATCACGCAGGAAGTCCCCGGTGCTAAAGGTGAGGGGAAGCTTTTCCTCAGCAAGGAGGATGTGCTTCTCGCTTTAGAAAACCAGAAAGTGGATATGCACGCAAGGATAAAGTTAAGGCTTGAGGACAGCAAAATCATTGAAACCACACCCGGTAGAGTGCTTTTCAATAGCATACTACCTGAAGGTCATCCCTTTGTGAATGAACCCCTTGACAAGAAAAAGGTATCCAAGCTCATTACAAACATATATAACAGGTATGGTACAGAAAAAACCGCAAAGTTCCTTGATGATCTGAAAGAGCTTGGCTTTAATATGGCAACCAAAGCGGCAATATCCATAAGCGTTGACGACCTTCAGATACCGAGTATAAAGAGGGATATACTCAAGGAAGCCTTCCAACAGGCAGATGAGATCATAGATCAGTATATGAAAGGTTTGCTCACAAACAAAGAAAGATACAACAGGATAATAGATCTCTGGTCTGAGATAACGGATAAGGTATCTAAGGCTATGTTTGAAGAAATAGAAAAGAGCCAGAGAGAGGAAGAAGGTAAAGTATATCCGGGCATTTTCAATCCCATATACATGATGGCAAATTCTGGAGCGAGAGGAAACAGAGATCAGATAAGACAGCTTGCAGCTATGAGGGGTCTAATGGCGAAGCATACTGGTGAGTTCATAGAAACACCCATCATATCCAATTTCAGAGAGGGGCTTTCTGTACTTGAGTACTTCATATCCACATACGGTGCGAGAAAAGGTCTTGCCGATACTGCATTGAAGACAGCTTTCGCTGGGTATCTTACAAGAAGATTAGTGGATGTTGCACAGGATATTATGATAACAGAGCATGACTGTAAAACCCACAAAGGTATAGATATGACTGCTATAGTGGAGGGTGGTGAAGAAAAGGTACCTCTTAGAGAGAGAATAATTGGTAGGACTTTGGCGGAAGATATAGTGGATCCATATACGGGTGAGGTCATAGTCAAGAGGAACCAAATAGTGGACGAAAACCTCGCTGACAGGATAGTACATGCGGGTATAGAGAGTGTGAAGGTGAGATCCCCTCTTACGTGCGAAGCCAAGTTCGGTGTTTGCGCCATGTGTTACGGTTGGGATCTATCTCAGAGGAAGCTTGTGGACGTTGGGGAAGCTATAGGTATAATAGCAGCCCAGTCCATAGGTGAACCGGGTACACAGCTTACCATGCGTACCTTCCACATAGGAGGTGCAGCCGTTGCTGAAAAAGTACAGAACGTTTTGGTGTGTGAAACAAGCGGTACAGTCAAATACTACAACATGAAGCTTATAAGAAACAGGGAAGGTAAGTTCATAAACATATCAAAAGATGCCGCCATAGCTATACTTGACAGAGATTCAAGACCTGTAGAGAGACACTCTGTACCTTATGCATCTGTTATTTTTGTGGAGGAAGGTAAAGAAGTTAAGGAAGGTACCACTCTCGCAGAGTGGGATCCCTTCAACACATACATAATAGCCGAAGAAGGTGGAAAAGTAGAGTTCAAAGACATAGTACTTGATGTAACTGTAAAAGAGGAGAGAGATCCTCTTTCTGGTAAAACTTCCACCGTAGTTTCTTTTACAAGACCAAAAGATGCTATGCTCCACACACCCAGAATAGTGGTAACTACCGCAGAAGGCAGAGAACTTGCGTATGACCTTCCAGTTAACTCCATACTCAACATACCGCCAGAGAACATAAAGGTTGAATGGCTTATCTGTCCAACATGTAGTGAATCCGAAGGTACGGAGATACAGCACAAGTACTATGTGGTTAAAGATTATCAAGTTCAGCCTGGAGATGTTCTTGCAAGGATACCCAAGGAAATGGCAAAAGTTAGAGATATCGTAGGAGGTCTTCCAAGGGTGGAAGAGCTGTTTGAGGCAAGAAAGCCCAAGAATCCCGCCATACTCACCGAGATAGATGGTACTGTAAGGATATACGAAGATGCTGACGAAGTCATACTATATAATCCCAGAACAGGAGAGACGAGAAGGTATGACATAAGGAAAGATGAGTATATCCTTGTGAGTCACGGACAATACATACAAAAGGGGACTAACATAACCGAAACTGTTAAAGCCGAAATAGATGGACAGGTAAGGATTAAGGGGAGAGGATACAAGCTCGTGGTCTACAACAAAGATACGGGACTCCAGAGAGAGTACTTTGTACCTAAAGGTAAGCACCTTCTGGTTAAGAATGGGGATACAGTGAGCGCAGGAGATCCATTAACGGATGGAACGCCAGTACCGGAAGAAATATTAAGGATAAAGGGCATGGATGAGCTTCAAAAGTTCCTACTCAAAGAAGTACAGATGGTTTATAGACTGCAGGGTGTTGACATAAACGACAAGCACTTTGAGATCATCATAAGACAGATGTTAAGAAAGAGGAGGATAGTGGATCCCGGAGATAGCAGATTTTTGGTAAATGAAGAAGTAGATGTGGAGGATCTTGAACAGGAAATTCAGAGGATAAAGGAAGAAGGGGGTAAGCTCCCTAAAGTAGAACCTATCCTCGTAGGTATATCTAAAGCTGCACTTACAGCAAGGAGCTGGATATCCGCAGCATCCTTCCAGGAAACACCCAAAGTCTTGACAGACGCATCTTGTGAAGGTAAGGTGGATGACCTGAGAGGAATAAAGGAAAACGTCATTATAGGAAACCTCATACCGGCAGGAACTGGTAGCGGAAAGCACGCCATGGTTAAACTAGCTGAGGAAACAAAGGTAAAGGCTCTAAAAGATGTGTTATAA
- a CDS encoding DNA-directed RNA polymerase subunit beta has protein sequence MRRNLSLPRKFFGRRSEILEPPHLLFLPKESFENFLQFKRSPQERQAKGLEYIFRTSFPFKDPDEKITVEYLGYEVGEWECNRCGYKAYNDQTFLGGYGVKCPKCSTPLTYREKYSVDECKTKGFTYAVPLRVLVRLKAKTKKGEKVLEPRKVYFGEIPMMTDTGSFVINGSERIVVSQLIRSPGVFFEEKEERQKDTTIVRIIYRASIIPDKGSRVEFELSSTTDLLTARVDKKKVSGSYMFRALGLETAYDILKYFYPETKAYFSEGERLFDRQTGEEFKAEDLTNNYLFAVLRYKGKLEGKGKEEEFLEERYIEDVEDLERLLKDERIKVELLTAVPRDSAVKSPYGKIIIETLISETSPRDPDKRSSIVIPSRFTFRDIALVDIYKKLRAVEPMVMELEHLVSRARSHFSLYFEDITRYDLSRVGRVKINAKVHKPPKILKPADVEKLANMPPLALAENVDTYAEGELVTEQMLKEIFKIKDQVKVRDYTEDSARFILPIDLINTVKYLIDLRFGREKKDDIAYLGNRRVRAIGELLENQARIGVARMEKFFRDRCTVANPEDPHLKPQDLLNPRYLTSALYEFLKGGTLSQYLDNTNPLSSLTHKRRLSALGPGGLTRESAKFEIRDVHPSHYGRICPIETPEGQNIGLVTSLTVYAQINEFGFIITPYRKVVNGKVTDEIEYLAAYEEENYVIAQYTPTDEEGNIKTDRVFARYKNDIQIVKPEQVNYMDVSSRQVVSVSASLIPFLEHDDANRALMGSNMQRQAVPLVFTSSPLVGTGMERKVAYDSAAVIVAKRGGIVEEVDSRRIIVRVNPEEIDPNDPTDMGIDIYELKKMSRTNQNTCINERPLVFKGQKVNKGEILADGQSTQKGELALGKDVLVAFMPWRGYNFEDAIVISERLVKEDVFTSIHIEELEVEARETKIGYEEITRSVPGVPERMLAHLDEFGIVRIGTYVKPGDILVGKVTPKGEQQLTPEEKLLQAIFGEKSRDVKDTSLRCPPGVEGVVVDVQVFARKVGERRNYLAEHVERQEKEALRNDLEKKKKLLVEGRNSIVKDLVLGKKTDRDITVKKKTYKAGTQIDEKTFDILLNYIIAKPENLFEDKDLCSKINEVRDRTKAQVELLERMYKEKEESIGKRSELPPGVVTLVKVYIAQKRKIKVGDKMAGRHGNKGVISVVLPVEDMPFLPDGTPVDVVLNPLGVPSRMNVGQILETHLGWALKELGKKLGELISEMADRQEIVEFLKKIYSVGDTHYGENAGYIESFLNGLSDEDFWEVIRSYAEKGIPVATPVFEGANEDQIKELLKMADLPENGRITLYDGRTGEPFDTKVTVGYMYMLKLIHMVDDKIHARSTGPYSLVTQQPLGGRAQFGGQRLGEMEVWALEAHGAAYTLQEMLTVKSDDIEGRTKVYEAIVKGRYTYTPGIPESFRVLVRELKALGLNVKCENGESKPCDQIEIEEEER, from the coding sequence ATGAGAAGAAATTTATCTTTACCGAGGAAGTTTTTCGGAAGAAGGTCCGAAATACTTGAGCCTCCGCATCTTTTATTTTTACCCAAAGAATCCTTTGAAAACTTCCTGCAGTTCAAGAGATCTCCGCAGGAGCGTCAGGCTAAAGGTCTTGAATACATATTCAGAACCTCCTTCCCCTTTAAGGATCCTGATGAGAAGATCACTGTTGAGTATTTAGGATACGAGGTAGGCGAATGGGAGTGTAACAGATGCGGTTATAAAGCATACAATGATCAGACCTTCCTTGGCGGATACGGGGTTAAATGTCCCAAATGCTCAACACCGCTCACATACAGGGAAAAGTATTCGGTTGATGAGTGTAAAACAAAAGGCTTTACCTACGCTGTACCTTTGAGGGTACTCGTAAGGCTGAAAGCTAAAACCAAAAAGGGAGAAAAGGTCCTTGAACCGAGAAAGGTGTATTTTGGCGAGATCCCAATGATGACGGATACGGGATCTTTCGTAATCAACGGAAGTGAGAGGATAGTGGTAAGTCAGCTTATAAGGTCACCGGGTGTGTTTTTTGAAGAGAAAGAGGAAAGACAGAAAGACACTACCATAGTGAGGATCATATACAGAGCTAGTATAATACCCGATAAGGGTTCGAGGGTAGAATTTGAGCTTTCAAGTACAACAGACTTATTGACCGCAAGGGTTGACAAAAAGAAAGTAAGCGGTTCTTATATGTTCAGAGCCTTAGGGCTTGAAACCGCCTATGACATCTTGAAGTACTTTTATCCGGAAACCAAAGCTTATTTTTCCGAAGGTGAACGGCTTTTTGATAGACAGACGGGTGAAGAGTTCAAAGCTGAAGACCTTACAAATAACTACCTCTTTGCCGTTCTTAGATACAAAGGAAAACTTGAAGGAAAGGGTAAGGAAGAGGAGTTCTTGGAAGAGAGATACATAGAGGATGTAGAAGACCTTGAGAGACTTCTCAAAGACGAAAGGATAAAAGTGGAGCTTTTGACAGCCGTACCAAGAGATAGCGCGGTCAAGAGTCCTTACGGGAAGATCATCATAGAGACACTAATTTCGGAAACATCACCGCGTGATCCTGATAAGAGAAGCTCCATTGTTATCCCTTCCCGTTTCACATTCAGGGATATAGCCCTCGTTGACATATACAAGAAACTGAGAGCTGTAGAACCTATGGTTATGGAACTTGAGCATCTTGTGAGCAGAGCAAGATCCCACTTTTCCCTCTATTTTGAGGACATAACAAGGTACGACCTTTCTCGCGTAGGAAGGGTGAAGATAAATGCTAAAGTTCACAAACCTCCCAAGATCCTAAAACCAGCCGATGTGGAAAAACTTGCGAATATGCCTCCTTTGGCTCTTGCGGAAAATGTGGATACTTACGCTGAAGGCGAGCTTGTGACTGAGCAAATGTTGAAAGAAATATTTAAAATCAAGGATCAGGTGAAAGTTAGGGACTACACGGAAGACAGCGCTCGCTTCATCTTACCAATAGATCTCATAAATACAGTCAAGTACCTTATAGATCTGCGTTTCGGTAGAGAGAAAAAGGATGATATCGCTTATCTGGGAAACAGACGCGTGAGAGCCATAGGGGAATTGCTTGAAAACCAAGCCCGTATAGGCGTGGCACGGATGGAAAAGTTTTTCAGGGATAGGTGTACAGTTGCTAACCCAGAAGACCCACACCTTAAGCCTCAGGATCTTTTAAATCCCAGATATCTCACCAGCGCACTTTACGAGTTTCTCAAAGGTGGAACTCTTTCACAATATCTTGATAACACTAACCCTCTGTCTTCACTTACCCATAAGAGAAGGCTTTCCGCATTGGGTCCTGGAGGACTCACCAGAGAGAGTGCTAAGTTTGAGATAAGGGACGTGCATCCATCTCACTACGGTAGGATATGTCCTATAGAAACGCCCGAAGGACAAAACATTGGGCTTGTGACCTCCTTAACGGTTTATGCACAGATCAACGAGTTCGGTTTCATAATAACACCTTACAGGAAAGTAGTTAATGGTAAAGTAACCGATGAGATAGAGTATCTTGCTGCTTATGAGGAAGAAAATTACGTTATAGCTCAGTATACTCCCACAGATGAGGAGGGCAATATAAAAACTGATAGGGTTTTTGCAAGATACAAAAACGATATCCAGATAGTGAAACCCGAACAGGTCAATTACATGGATGTTTCCTCAAGACAGGTTGTCTCTGTGTCAGCCTCATTGATCCCCTTCCTTGAACATGACGATGCGAACAGGGCGCTTATGGGGTCAAATATGCAGAGACAGGCAGTACCTCTTGTATTTACCTCTTCTCCTCTTGTGGGTACGGGAATGGAAAGAAAGGTAGCATATGACAGCGCTGCTGTGATCGTTGCCAAAAGGGGCGGTATAGTGGAAGAGGTAGACAGCAGAAGGATAATAGTGAGGGTAAACCCGGAAGAGATAGATCCTAATGATCCTACGGATATGGGTATAGACATATACGAACTCAAGAAGATGAGCAGGACGAATCAGAACACATGCATAAACGAGAGACCTCTCGTCTTTAAGGGTCAAAAGGTGAACAAAGGTGAGATACTTGCTGATGGTCAATCAACGCAGAAAGGTGAACTCGCTTTAGGTAAAGATGTACTTGTTGCCTTTATGCCATGGCGAGGTTATAACTTTGAGGATGCTATAGTTATATCCGAAAGGCTTGTAAAAGAGGATGTTTTTACCTCTATACACATTGAGGAGCTTGAAGTGGAAGCCAGAGAGACGAAGATAGGCTATGAGGAGATAACCAGATCCGTACCGGGTGTTCCCGAGAGAATGTTGGCTCACCTTGATGAGTTTGGTATAGTCAGGATAGGTACTTACGTAAAGCCAGGTGACATACTCGTGGGTAAGGTTACACCAAAGGGAGAACAACAGCTCACACCCGAAGAGAAACTGCTTCAGGCTATCTTTGGGGAAAAGTCAAGAGATGTAAAAGACACGTCTTTAAGGTGTCCTCCAGGTGTAGAAGGTGTTGTTGTTGATGTGCAGGTATTTGCAAGGAAGGTGGGAGAGAGAAGAAATTATCTTGCTGAACATGTGGAAAGGCAAGAAAAGGAAGCTCTTCGTAATGATCTTGAAAAGAAGAAAAAGCTCCTCGTTGAAGGTAGAAACAGCATAGTAAAGGATTTAGTTTTGGGTAAAAAGACCGATAGAGATATAACAGTGAAGAAAAAAACTTACAAAGCTGGTACACAGATTGACGAAAAGACCTTTGATATACTTCTCAATTACATAATTGCAAAACCAGAAAATCTCTTTGAGGACAAGGATCTGTGCAGTAAGATAAATGAAGTAAGAGACAGAACAAAAGCTCAAGTGGAACTCTTAGAGAGAATGTATAAAGAAAAGGAGGAATCCATAGGTAAAAGAAGTGAGCTCCCACCTGGGGTTGTTACTCTGGTAAAGGTTTACATAGCTCAAAAGAGAAAGATAAAAGTGGGCGATAAGATGGCTGGAAGACACGGAAACAAGGGTGTAATATCTGTGGTACTTCCTGTGGAAGATATGCCTTTTCTTCCTGACGGAACACCCGTTGACGTAGTGCTCAATCCATTGGGAGTACCTTCCCGTATGAATGTGGGTCAGATACTTGAAACACACTTAGGTTGGGCGCTTAAAGAATTGGGTAAAAAACTCGGAGAACTCATTTCAGAAATGGCTGACAGGCAAGAAATAGTGGAGTTTCTTAAGAAAATTTACTCGGTAGGTGATACGCACTACGGGGAGAATGCCGGATATATAGAAAGTTTCTTAAATGGTTTGAGCGATGAAGACTTTTGGGAAGTTATCAGAAGTTACGCGGAAAAAGGTATACCCGTTGCCACACCTGTCTTTGAAGGTGCAAATGAAGATCAGATAAAGGAGCTTTTGAAAATGGCTGATCTACCCGAGAATGGTAGGATCACACTTTACGATGGTAGGACAGGCGAACCTTTTGATACTAAGGTTACTGTTGGGTACATGTACATGCTCAAACTCATACACATGGTTGACGACAAAATACACGCAAGAAGTACAGGTCCTTATTCGCTGGTTACACAACAACCTCTTGGAGGAAGAGCACAATTTGGAGGGCAGAGACTTGGAGAGATGGAAGTTTGGGCTTTGGAAGCTCATGGTGCCGCTTACACACTTCAGGAGATGCTAACGGTCAAATCCGATGACATTGAAGGTAGGACAAAAGTTTACGAGGCGATAGTAAAGGGTAGATACACCTACACACCTGGAATACCCGAATCCTTTAGGGTATTGGTCAGGGAGCTGAAAGCTTTGGGACTCAATGTTAAGTGTGAAAACGGGGAATCAAAACCCTGCGATCAGATTGAAATTGAGGAGGAAGAAAGATGA
- the rplL gene encoding 50S ribosomal protein L7/L12, with protein sequence MATLTIDEIVEAIGNMTLLEVAELVKKLEEKFGVSAAMVAAAPAAVAGGPSAPTAVEEKTEFDVILKSAGANKINVIKVVREITGLGLKEAKDLVESAPKPVKEGVSKEEAENIKKKLEEAGAEVEIK encoded by the coding sequence ATGGCTACACTTACCATTGACGAAATAGTTGAGGCTATTGGCAACATGACCCTTCTTGAGGTCGCCGAACTTGTGAAGAAGCTTGAAGAAAAGTTTGGTGTTTCTGCAGCTATGGTAGCTGCGGCACCAGCTGCCGTCGCTGGAGGACCTTCTGCACCCACAGCTGTAGAAGAAAAGACGGAGTTTGATGTCATACTCAAAAGTGCAGGAGCAAATAAGATAAACGTCATAAAGGTTGTCAGGGAAATAACGGGATTGGGACTCAAAGAAGCCAAAGATCTTGTGGAGTCCGCACCTAAACCGGTAAAGGAAGGTGTATCCAAAGAGGAAGCGGAAAACATCAAGAAGAAACTTGAAGAGGCAGGCGCTGAAGTGGAGATAAAGTAA
- the rplJ gene encoding 50S ribosomal protein L10 gives MERKSWKEKEKKVKGYRERMERSNLLIFLNFTGIDAGAMSKLRVDIRSSGGEVLVGKNTLFYRAFMDTPLSDHREVLVGPTAIIFSYKDPVLLAKKVYEFAKEINKDNPLEKIKGGYMQGRFLKPADIQSLAELPPMEVLISKLMGTLQAPLINFIMALKALPQKLVLTLKALEEKKS, from the coding sequence ATGGAAAGGAAAAGTTGGAAAGAAAAAGAGAAGAAGGTAAAAGGTTACAGAGAACGTATGGAAAGATCCAATCTCTTGATATTCTTGAATTTTACGGGTATAGATGCTGGGGCTATGTCTAAGCTGAGAGTGGATATAAGGTCTTCAGGTGGAGAAGTACTTGTAGGTAAAAATACTCTTTTTTACAGAGCCTTTATGGATACACCCTTGTCGGATCACAGGGAGGTACTTGTAGGACCAACCGCCATAATCTTTTCTTACAAAGATCCAGTTTTATTAGCGAAAAAAGTGTACGAATTTGCGAAGGAGATCAATAAAGACAATCCTTTGGAGAAGATTAAGGGTGGTTATATGCAGGGGAGGTTCTTAAAACCTGCAGATATCCAATCCCTTGCGGAACTGCCTCCTATGGAGGTTCTCATATCTAAGCTTATGGGTACGCTTCAAGCACCTTTGATAAACTTTATCATGGCTCTAAAAGCGCTACCCCAGAAGCTTGTTTTAACTTTAAAAGCTTTAGAAGAGAAAAAATCTTGA